In Candidatus Omnitrophota bacterium, a single genomic region encodes these proteins:
- a CDS encoding sigma-70 family RNA polymerase sigma factor produces MNDLSDSQLINLCLDKNPLAWSEFIERFSKVIYWAIRDRLRRWGYQFQEGDVENIYQEIFVSLWQKPKLAEIKDKEKLSGWLVMVAGNNAVDYFRKKKRKEPKDITFIFKDLAFSNDNPLQLLHSRELKQTLESVLGTLPSKEKIVITLSYLYNKKHREIAEILNIPINTVSTLIFRTKERLKDKLEEKGIRNIEDI; encoded by the coding sequence TTGAACGATCTCAGCGACAGTCAATTAATTAACCTTTGCCTGGACAAAAATCCATTAGCTTGGTCAGAATTTATAGAGCGGTTTTCAAAGGTTATTTATTGGGCAATCAGGGATAGGCTGAGAAGGTGGGGATACCAATTTCAAGAAGGCGACGTAGAAAATATCTACCAGGAGATATTCGTCAGCCTCTGGCAAAAACCTAAATTAGCAGAAATAAAAGATAAGGAAAAACTGTCCGGCTGGCTGGTTATGGTAGCCGGCAACAACGCTGTTGATTATTTTCGCAAAAAAAAGAGGAAAGAACCAAAAGATATTACCTTTATTTTTAAAGACCTGGCTTTTTCAAACGATAACCCCTTGCAGCTGCTGCATTCCCGGGAACTAAAACAGACCTTAGAATCAGTGCTGGGAACATTACCCTCCAAAGAGAAAATCGTCATAACCCTAAGTTATCTATACAATAAAAAACACAGAGAGATCGCTGAGATATTGAACATACCGATCAATACCGTTTCTACCCTCATATTTCGAACCAAGGAAAGATTAAAAGATA